In a single window of the Acetivibrio clariflavus DSM 19732 genome:
- a CDS encoding B12-binding domain-containing radical SAM protein, translating into MKIYFIQSTPYFEGKKLIKKSRLYFVGLAPAILASLVPHWEFECCLETIEDVNFDTDADIIAISGMGHAIIRSIDIAKEFKKRGKTVVMGGYMASLMPEEAKKYCDSVIIGDGELAFPKLISDFEKGSLQEFYNIPLAKLSYPLPKYEIFKGKRIGDFLPVQAGRGCPNSCSFCSVYCLYRNRYLRREISEVIRDIKYIKELGYKKFLLLDDNILADREYILELCAEIEKLNMTWLSQCEISIADDEEVLRAVAKSGCITLSFGIESISQESLNTMHKSWAKVSKYKEQIRKVQAAGIDVSTEMVVGADGDTVESIRNTADFITENKITVPRFYILTPIPGTVFYDEMKKAGRIITEDIYQFNGAFAVHKPKNMSAEALTEEYWRLYKRVFSLKSIIKRTILRKDFLNHPLKNLFYFYVNLYYKYQISKGITPNII; encoded by the coding sequence GTGAAGATATATTTTATTCAATCAACGCCTTATTTTGAGGGTAAAAAACTGATTAAAAAATCGCGTTTGTATTTTGTAGGGCTAGCTCCTGCAATACTGGCCTCCTTAGTTCCCCATTGGGAATTTGAATGCTGTCTTGAAACAATTGAAGATGTCAATTTTGACACCGATGCGGATATAATTGCCATATCCGGCATGGGCCATGCTATTATCCGAAGCATTGACATTGCAAAAGAGTTTAAAAAGCGTGGGAAGACGGTTGTAATGGGCGGATACATGGCAAGTCTTATGCCGGAGGAAGCAAAAAAGTATTGTGACAGTGTTATTATTGGAGATGGAGAATTAGCGTTTCCCAAACTCATTTCCGATTTTGAAAAGGGAAGCTTGCAGGAGTTTTACAATATTCCCCTTGCGAAGTTAAGTTATCCTCTTCCGAAATATGAAATTTTTAAAGGTAAAAGAATTGGTGATTTTTTGCCCGTCCAAGCAGGAAGAGGCTGTCCTAATTCCTGTTCCTTTTGCTCGGTTTACTGCCTGTATAGAAATCGCTACCTCCGCCGTGAAATATCTGAAGTCATTAGGGATATAAAATATATTAAAGAATTGGGATATAAGAAGTTTCTTCTTTTAGATGACAATATACTTGCCGACAGAGAGTATATTTTAGAACTTTGTGCAGAGATTGAGAAACTCAATATGACATGGCTTTCCCAATGTGAAATTTCCATTGCCGATGATGAGGAAGTATTAAGGGCTGTTGCAAAAAGTGGGTGTATTACCTTGTCTTTCGGTATTGAAAGCATATCCCAGGAAAGCCTTAATACTATGCATAAGTCTTGGGCTAAAGTATCGAAATACAAAGAACAGATAAGAAAAGTCCAGGCTGCAGGTATAGATGTTTCAACAGAGATGGTGGTTGGAGCCGACGGCGATACCGTTGAAAGCATCCGAAATACTGCAGATTTTATAACCGAAAACAAAATAACTGTTCCCCGTTTTTATATTCTCACACCAATTCCCGGAACGGTTTTTTATGATGAAATGAAAAAGGCAGGAAGGATTATAACGGAGGATATATATCAGTTTAACGGGGCTTTTGCTGTGCACAAGCCAAAGAATATGTCGGCGGAAGCATTGACGGAGGAATATTGGAGATTATACAAAAGGGTTTTTTCTCTTAAAAGTATCATCAAACGAACAATCTTAAGAAAAGATTTTCTTAATCATCCCCTAAAAAATCTATTTTACTTTTATGTTAACTTATATTACAAATATCAGATTTCAAAGGGAATTACACCAAATATAATTTAA
- a CDS encoding B12-binding domain-containing radical SAM protein, giving the protein MKILLIKPETIGIFSYTNLVDHEPLELEYLYTALKNHGHEAFIYDRRHDLTPLKKRLKQFSPEVVCITGYITQEKLMKKLTRLIKRFDSNITVIIGGSHAEINYSNFFDSQTDYIYLLSGMEYFIKLIDFIGHKSSAVELEQICGICYREEGKWKVNKKVVEDPNDLPEVDRTYFYRNRDRYRYLTFHPLALIKNSYSCKNSCTFCYCTNRNLGKYACKKVEKLVNEIMTTDAPNIHITDDNFLTDKEYLQQFVRLIREKKIDKKYLVYGRADFIAENEELMAELKDIGLSLVMVGLEATTDKELEGYNKEVSARQNEECVRILNKLDIICAGLFIVHQDMSKDEFKALYKWIKARNIIPTISVFTPMQGAAAYPKYKNRLLTLDPRKQDLFHCILKPKHMSVMRFTYEYYKLSIKLAWARRKAPLYACINFGSVIFILKVLLIKLRRIFVI; this is encoded by the coding sequence ATGAAGATACTTCTTATTAAGCCTGAAACAATAGGAATCTTTAGCTATACAAATCTTGTTGACCATGAGCCTTTGGAATTGGAATATCTTTATACGGCGCTGAAAAATCATGGTCATGAAGCATTTATTTACGATAGAAGGCATGACCTGACTCCCCTTAAAAAAAGGCTTAAGCAATTTTCGCCTGAGGTAGTGTGTATAACGGGATACATCACGCAGGAGAAGCTGATGAAAAAATTGACACGCTTAATAAAGAGGTTTGACTCTAATATTACCGTGATAATAGGGGGAAGTCATGCTGAGATAAATTACTCGAATTTTTTTGATTCCCAGACCGATTATATATACCTTTTAAGTGGTATGGAATACTTCATAAAGCTTATAGATTTTATTGGGCATAAAAGTTCAGCTGTCGAATTAGAGCAAATTTGTGGAATTTGTTATCGGGAAGAAGGAAAATGGAAGGTAAACAAGAAGGTGGTTGAGGACCCAAACGATTTACCGGAGGTGGATAGGACTTATTTCTATAGAAACAGGGACCGGTATCGGTATTTGACTTTCCATCCCCTTGCACTGATAAAAAACTCCTATAGTTGCAAAAACTCATGTACTTTCTGCTATTGCACCAATCGGAACTTAGGTAAGTATGCCTGCAAAAAGGTTGAAAAACTGGTAAATGAAATTATGACTACCGATGCTCCAAACATCCACATTACTGATGATAATTTTTTGACTGATAAAGAGTATCTTCAGCAATTTGTTAGGTTAATACGCGAGAAGAAAATTGATAAAAAATATCTGGTATATGGGAGAGCGGATTTTATTGCAGAAAACGAAGAACTTATGGCTGAACTTAAAGATATAGGACTTTCTCTTGTGATGGTGGGCTTAGAAGCAACGACCGACAAAGAGCTTGAAGGCTATAATAAAGAGGTGTCGGCAAGGCAAAACGAAGAATGTGTAAGGATACTAAACAAGCTTGATATTATCTGTGCCGGGCTGTTTATAGTTCATCAGGATATGTCCAAAGATGAATTTAAAGCTTTATACAAGTGGATAAAGGCAAGAAACATCATTCCGACCATATCGGTTTTTACTCCAATGCAGGGGGCGGCAGCTTATCCTAAATACAAGAACAGGCTCTTAACCCTTGACCCAAGGAAACAGGATCTATTCCATTGTATTTTAAAGCCAAAGCATATGAGTGTTATGAGGTTTACCTATGAATATTATAAATTGTCTATAAAGCTGGCCTGGGCAAGGAGGAAAGCACCGCTTTATGCTTGTATAAATTTTGGTTCAGTAATTTTTATATTGAAAGTTCTTTTAATAAAATTAAGAAGAATTTTTGTTATATAA
- a CDS encoding reverse transcriptase domain-containing protein, with amino-acid sequence MDYLERIEDPIEWEKYYTYCESSGHIGKRDLRMLREYIDRRKYSIVLDNIKNAVPFPYPKKYILNKIGVDKKRIVYTYDEAEKYVLKIIAFLLHEKDKIFADNLFSFRHDQGVRKAIASLVNKPDISEYYSYKLDIHDYFNSVNVERILPRLQKVLIKEEATYNLIKEILLNPFVIDEEGEIVEERKGIMAGVPISSFLANLYLMDMDWYFQNKRISYARYSDDIIVFAKSRAELEGHREYIESYLFREGLTINPKKIYYSEPYGEWNFLGIKYINGVVDVSDVSLKKMKGKMRRKARALYRWKIKNNASDERAIRAYIRVINNKLYNNPNNHELTWTRWFFPLINTSDSLHKLDRYFLECIRYIATGKHTKANYNLRYRTIKEYGYRSLVNEYYKKKKSKQQEDEML; translated from the coding sequence ATGGACTACCTTGAGAGGATAGAAGACCCAATAGAATGGGAAAAATACTATACCTATTGCGAAAGCAGCGGACATATTGGAAAAAGAGATTTACGTATGCTTCGAGAATACATAGATAGGCGAAAGTATAGTATTGTTTTGGATAATATTAAAAATGCCGTTCCGTTTCCATATCCTAAGAAATATATTTTGAATAAGATAGGTGTAGACAAAAAGAGAATAGTGTATACCTATGATGAGGCCGAGAAATATGTTTTAAAGATTATTGCTTTTTTATTGCATGAAAAGGATAAGATTTTTGCCGACAATCTCTTCTCATTCAGGCATGACCAAGGAGTCAGAAAAGCAATTGCATCCCTTGTGAATAAACCGGATATCAGTGAGTATTACTCGTATAAGCTGGACATTCATGACTATTTCAATTCAGTAAACGTTGAAAGGATACTGCCTCGATTACAAAAGGTATTGATAAAGGAAGAGGCTACATATAATTTGATCAAAGAGATATTACTAAATCCCTTTGTGATTGATGAAGAAGGGGAAATAGTAGAAGAACGCAAAGGAATCATGGCAGGCGTTCCCATATCATCGTTTTTGGCAAATTTGTATTTAATGGATATGGATTGGTATTTTCAAAATAAAAGAATTTCCTATGCCAGATATTCCGATGACATAATTGTTTTTGCAAAATCCAGGGCGGAATTGGAAGGACATCGGGAATATATTGAAAGCTACCTATTTAGGGAAGGACTGACAATCAACCCTAAAAAGATTTATTACTCAGAGCCCTACGGAGAATGGAATTTTCTCGGAATAAAATATATAAATGGTGTGGTAGATGTTTCCGATGTTTCACTCAAGAAGATGAAGGGCAAGATGAGAAGAAAGGCAAGAGCGCTTTACCGGTGGAAGATAAAGAATAATGCTTCCGATGAGAGAGCAATAAGAGCCTATATAAGAGTAATAAATAATAAGTTATACAATAATCCCAATAATCACGAGCTGACATGGACAAGGTGGTTCTTTCCGTTAATCAATACATCGGATAGCCTTCATAAGTTAGATAGATATTTTCTTGAATGCATTCGTTACATAGCTACAGGAAAGCATACAAAAGCAAATTACAATCTTAGATACCGGACGATAAAGGAATATGGATATAGAAGCTTGGTAAATGAATACTATAAGAAAAAGAAAAGTAAGCAACAGGAAGATGAAATGCTTTGA
- a CDS encoding B12-binding domain-containing radical SAM protein — protein sequence MKILLIRPRPHKETIGLQSVMICEPLELMQLSAVLKANNHEVEIVDMILEKKPIEYFIRKFSPELVGITGYISHVGIMKQYAETIKKIDKNIKVAVGGVHATVCPEDFKCEYIDYIARSAEDFYKAANCEDIKVRLADRSLPKRYTDKYYYLFANKCALIKTSFGCPYNCNFCFCRQISPYKAREIDDVIEELLQIPQKEVYIVDDDFLFNRERLLEFYNKVKENKIEKNFLVYGRADFIAANEDIIEALSKVGLNSVIVGIEAATQKELDGFNKKTKIKDNEKAVKILKKYGIECYATIILGVDWDKKDFKNLYKYIKHLELVFVNLQPFTPMPGTPYFEKYKDQLIIPYDQHEKWDMAHLVIKPEKISARRYYFEIIKLYYKITIRPKNVIYMFRRYGIITTLKLSLGAAQITWQYIKKVIRGK from the coding sequence ATGAAGATATTATTAATACGTCCCCGACCCCATAAAGAAACTATAGGGCTCCAAAGTGTAATGATATGTGAACCGCTTGAGCTTATGCAGCTTTCGGCTGTATTGAAGGCCAATAACCATGAAGTTGAAATTGTGGATATGATATTGGAAAAAAAGCCTATAGAGTATTTTATCCGCAAATTTTCGCCGGAACTTGTCGGTATAACCGGTTATATAAGTCACGTCGGTATCATGAAGCAATATGCAGAAACAATAAAAAAGATAGATAAGAATATAAAAGTGGCTGTCGGAGGTGTTCATGCCACTGTTTGTCCCGAGGACTTTAAATGCGAATACATAGATTATATAGCAAGGAGTGCTGAAGATTTTTATAAAGCTGCCAATTGTGAAGACATAAAGGTGCGCCTTGCCGATAGGAGTCTGCCGAAAAGGTATACCGATAAATATTATTATCTGTTTGCCAATAAATGTGCTCTTATTAAAACATCTTTCGGATGTCCTTATAACTGCAACTTCTGTTTTTGCAGGCAAATTTCACCCTATAAAGCTAGAGAAATCGACGATGTAATAGAGGAACTTTTACAAATTCCTCAAAAAGAAGTTTATATTGTGGATGATGATTTTCTATTTAATCGTGAAAGACTTTTGGAGTTTTACAATAAAGTCAAAGAAAATAAGATTGAAAAGAACTTTTTGGTATATGGAAGAGCAGATTTTATAGCAGCAAATGAAGATATTATAGAAGCTTTATCGAAGGTGGGATTAAATTCAGTAATTGTAGGAATAGAGGCTGCTACTCAGAAGGAGCTTGACGGATTTAACAAAAAAACTAAAATTAAAGACAATGAGAAAGCAGTAAAAATATTGAAAAAGTATGGAATAGAGTGTTATGCAACTATTATTTTAGGTGTAGACTGGGACAAAAAGGATTTTAAGAATCTTTATAAATACATAAAGCATTTGGAACTTGTCTTTGTTAATCTCCAGCCGTTTACTCCAATGCCGGGAACACCCTATTTTGAGAAGTACAAAGATCAATTGATTATTCCCTATGATCAGCATGAAAAGTGGGATATGGCGCATCTTGTAATAAAGCCTGAAAAAATAAGTGCAAGAAGGTATTATTTTGAAATTATAAAGCTTTATTATAAGATAACCATAAGACCGAAAAATGTAATTTATATGTTTAGACGTTATGGAATAATAACAACTTTGAAACTGTCGCTTGGTGCTGCTCAAATCACTTGGCAGTATATAAAGAAGGTAATTAGAGGAAAGTAG